One segment of Alistipes finegoldii DSM 17242 DNA contains the following:
- a CDS encoding TolC family protein, with protein sequence MKPFLLSVILFFCLPPTHAQTTLDDYRRDVTEYSRRLKVAVAGSDAAAETVGQARTGYLPRLSLDGNFTATVHHYDGVERWNFSVLPQLVQVVYGGGAVRAAYRQAELGYDIALCDEEFTRLDVRYTAEYTYWNLSAMALYAASMRQYVSIIRSLKEVVDRRFAEGYIAKGDVLMIDTRLSEAQYELISAERNYTVALHNFNILRGADPALGVTLAQGIRDSLPQPVRVPAAEAAAFRPDYAAAQLRSDRAEAGIRAARAAFNPQLSVGVGGSWQPYYPNRTGATTVDGSAFVKLSLPIFHWGERRRATGVARAVQRQSEWDAAQLYDDIVREEMNGWTALVNSRAQVEAMEQSLRIAGENLDISTYSYGEGLATILDVLQAQLSWIQLYTNAIKAHYNYAVAVSDYRRITAQQ encoded by the coding sequence ATGAAACCGTTTCTGCTGTCAGTCATTCTGTTTTTTTGCCTGCCGCCGACGCACGCTCAGACCACGCTCGACGATTACCGCCGCGACGTGACCGAGTACAGCCGCCGGCTAAAAGTCGCCGTCGCCGGGAGCGATGCCGCCGCCGAAACCGTGGGGCAGGCGCGGACGGGCTACCTGCCGCGGCTGTCGCTCGACGGGAACTTCACGGCCACCGTCCATCATTACGACGGCGTCGAACGTTGGAACTTCAGCGTGCTGCCCCAGCTGGTGCAGGTCGTCTACGGCGGCGGAGCCGTGCGTGCGGCTTACCGGCAGGCCGAATTGGGATACGACATCGCCCTCTGCGACGAGGAGTTCACCCGGCTCGATGTCCGCTATACGGCCGAGTATACCTACTGGAACCTTTCGGCCATGGCGCTCTATGCCGCTTCGATGCGGCAGTATGTCAGCATCATCCGTTCGCTCAAGGAGGTGGTGGACCGCCGGTTTGCCGAGGGGTATATCGCCAAGGGCGACGTGCTGATGATCGACACGCGCCTGAGCGAAGCGCAGTACGAACTGATCTCCGCCGAGCGGAATTACACCGTGGCGCTGCATAATTTCAACATCCTGCGGGGCGCCGATCCTGCGCTCGGCGTAACGCTGGCGCAGGGCATCCGCGATTCGCTTCCGCAGCCCGTGCGGGTGCCCGCCGCCGAAGCGGCGGCATTCAGACCCGACTATGCCGCCGCGCAGCTGCGCAGCGACCGGGCCGAAGCCGGCATCCGCGCAGCCCGTGCGGCCTTCAATCCGCAGCTGAGCGTCGGCGTCGGGGGATCGTGGCAGCCCTATTATCCCAACCGCACGGGCGCTACGACGGTGGACGGCTCGGCGTTCGTGAAACTCTCGCTGCCGATATTCCACTGGGGCGAACGCCGCCGCGCGACGGGCGTCGCACGTGCCGTACAGCGGCAGAGCGAATGGGACGCCGCGCAACTCTACGACGATATCGTGCGCGAAGAGATGAACGGCTGGACGGCGCTGGTGAACAGCCGTGCGCAGGTCGAAGCCATGGAGCAGAGCCTGCGCATCGCCGGCGAGAACCTCGACATCAGCACCTATTCCTACGGCGAGGGGCTGGCGACGATTCTCGATGTGCTGCAGGCGCAGCTGAGCTGGATTCAGCTCTATACCAACGCCATCAAGGCGCATTACAATTATGCCGTGGCGGTGTCGGATTACCGGCGGATTACGGCGCAGCAGTAG
- a CDS encoding OsmC family protein: MIEKVTLQLTGDSKLVPENGPDCGEMNPKTLLLYAAAKCSGMTALMIMKKERLRPKRFEISVSGELSTEEVRSESVFKSFHVVYNIECDTEDDQAKVSRAATLTHEKYCGIMRMFRMIAPVSHEIAVVSTEPAKA; this comes from the coding sequence ATGATTGAAAAAGTAACGTTGCAGCTGACCGGGGATTCGAAACTCGTACCCGAAAACGGTCCCGACTGCGGGGAGATGAATCCCAAGACCCTGCTGCTCTATGCCGCAGCCAAATGTTCGGGAATGACGGCCCTGATGATTATGAAGAAGGAGCGCCTGCGTCCCAAGCGCTTCGAGATCAGCGTATCGGGCGAACTTTCGACCGAAGAGGTCCGGTCCGAAAGCGTATTCAAGTCGTTCCACGTCGTCTACAACATCGAATGCGACACCGAGGACGATCAGGCCAAGGTGAGCCGGGCGGCGACGCTGACGCACGAAAAATACTGCGGCATCATGCGCATGTTCCGCATGATCGCCCCGGTATCTCACGAAATCGCGGTGGTCAGCACCGAACCGGCGAAAGCCTGA
- a CDS encoding PAS domain-containing sensor histidine kinase, producing MRRTPHPRGGDFSHPLNISDILSVCHDRQDLLPGIFARLRERHRYGDLPPWSYIRLRNSNLKFYIEGRFVGRYDRRRQLRRIVFLFRNTEEEITRKFILGMALSQTKIFPWFFDLGHNRMVIDERWFAHLGLPAGDGTIGTEDFFRLVHPEDRGRLADAFAKQLAGEMNPDTFTYRLRRGDGTWEWFEEQSVYLGQTGDGSPYRIVGICQSIHDHKTSEDGLRAARDKARESDRLKSAFLANMSHEIRTPLNAIIGFANLLTSEDIPFSEVEKQEYSRLITSNGDQLLRLISDILDLSKIESNTMEFHFGEHSLHALLTDIYQAQRLCMPEGVRLRLDMPQADTPIVTDASRLKQVVNNLINNAAKFTDDGSITFGFRSPQGCEQVELFVHDTGKGIAQEHLDRIFERFYKADSFVKGVGLGLSICRTITEYLGGAISVESESGKGTRFTIQHPLSRPEAAPRREPAETAGMRQ from the coding sequence ATGCGACGAACTCCGCATCCGCGGGGGGGGGATTTTTCACATCCGCTGAACATCTCCGACATCCTTTCGGTCTGTCACGACCGGCAGGACCTTCTGCCCGGCATTTTCGCCCGGCTCAGGGAACGGCACCGCTACGGAGACCTGCCGCCATGGAGCTATATCCGGCTTCGGAACTCCAACCTGAAATTCTACATCGAAGGCCGTTTCGTCGGCCGTTACGACCGGCGGCGGCAACTGCGCCGGATCGTCTTTCTGTTCCGCAACACCGAGGAGGAGATCACCCGCAAATTCATCCTCGGCATGGCCCTGTCGCAGACGAAAATATTCCCGTGGTTTTTCGACCTCGGCCACAACAGGATGGTCATCGACGAGCGCTGGTTCGCCCACTTGGGTCTTCCGGCGGGCGACGGCACGATCGGCACCGAAGATTTCTTCAGGCTCGTGCATCCCGAAGACCGCGGCAGGCTGGCCGACGCCTTCGCAAAACAACTCGCAGGAGAGATGAATCCCGACACGTTCACGTACCGGCTCCGGCGCGGTGACGGTACGTGGGAGTGGTTCGAGGAGCAGTCCGTATACCTCGGACAGACCGGCGACGGATCGCCCTACCGCATCGTGGGGATATGCCAGAGCATCCACGACCACAAGACCTCCGAAGACGGACTGCGCGCAGCCCGCGACAAGGCGAGGGAGAGCGACCGTCTGAAAAGCGCGTTTCTGGCCAACATGAGCCACGAGATACGCACGCCCCTCAACGCCATCATCGGCTTCGCCAACCTGCTCACCAGCGAAGACATCCCGTTCAGCGAGGTGGAGAAGCAGGAGTACAGCCGGCTCATAACGAGCAACGGAGACCAACTGCTGCGCCTGATTTCGGACATCCTCGACCTTTCGAAGATCGAATCGAACACCATGGAATTCCATTTCGGGGAGCACTCGCTGCACGCCCTGCTGACGGATATTTATCAGGCTCAGCGGCTCTGCATGCCGGAAGGCGTCCGTTTGCGGCTCGACATGCCGCAGGCGGACACACCGATAGTCACCGACGCGTCGCGGCTCAAGCAGGTCGTCAACAACCTCATCAACAACGCCGCGAAATTCACGGACGACGGCAGCATCACCTTCGGCTTCCGCTCCCCGCAGGGGTGCGAACAGGTCGAACTGTTCGTCCACGACACCGGAAAGGGCATCGCGCAGGAGCATCTGGACCGGATTTTCGAACGATTCTACAAGGCCGACTCGTTCGTCAAAGGCGTCGGGCTCGGACTGTCGATCTGCCGCACGATCACCGAGTATCTGGGCGGCGCCATTTCGGTCGAGTCCGAATCCGGCAAAGGCACCCGGTTCACGATTCAGCATCCGCTGAGCAGGCCTGAAGCGGCTCCGCGGCGGGAGCCTGCGGAGACGGCCGGAATGCGGCAGTAA
- a CDS encoding tetratricopeptide repeat protein, producing the protein MRKNLNLLLAFAVCALCASGAQAGTPESAAFIDRGRSLFDFGRWTDARHEFLQARETLSPADREAAQTVDFYLAACAVELGSRDAEAALRRFEARYPGSVYANDVRFSLGSYYCAEGDMKRAREAFEKTDYKALGRARKEQYDVRMGYVEFTDGDYDKAFGYFDRIGPQSEYADHALYYKSYIDYAEGRYGRAKQGFTALQRSDAYRDVVPYYLLQIEFHEGNYRYVVENGGKLVQRAVPERRRELERVIAESWFRLGDFNRTIEHLDAFAAAGGELDRDGSYLMGFSLYRTAHYPEAAEYLRRACGTEDALTQNASYHLADCYLRAGDKRAAMHAFAMAADDRFDATIAEDALFNYGKLQYELGGGAFNGAINVLTRYVEQYPSSPRVGEARTLLIAAYYNSNDYDAAYRAIKSFPTQDADIRAALQKITYFRGLEAYNAGDMRAAQRYLAESAAINVSPKYSALNSFWQGEIAFAQGDYTVAAAKYNAYLKRAPRSEKEYAMALYNLGYCAFSRMDMAQARGSFEKFLAVYPARDRYRADACNRLGDIRYSDREFEAAVAEYDRAAALGGPEKYYAQYKRAVTLGILGRTEQKQQALRQIITAGEGDYADEASYELGRSHIAQEQYAEGAAQLEKFVADYPSSPRRAQALSDLGLAYLNLGDKEKSLRYYDMVVETAPQSSEAKGAMEGIREIYVSEGRVDDYFDYAQKAGLESDLTAVSRDSLSFASAQKLYLAGQTDAAAKSLRSYVKSYPKGYYVNDALYFLSDCYLRSDQRDDAIETLTTLAGQGTNQYTVTVLEKLSDMTFEDKRYDEAAAAYRQLYDVTTTVAGREDAMKSYVRATLAGGDAAKIEAMAADVAAHPDAGAVALRESKFAWAELLRRQDRRADAVKLYKELASDVRTKEGSAAAYYVLEDVFASGDMDKAEKAIFAYSEREPQAYWLAKAFILLGDVYVRKGDNFQARATYQSVADGYSPADDGIVAEAKERIAKLN; encoded by the coding sequence ATGCGGAAAAATCTGAATTTATTGCTGGCCTTTGCCGTGTGTGCGTTGTGCGCGTCCGGAGCGCAGGCCGGAACCCCCGAATCTGCTGCTTTTATCGACCGCGGCAGGTCGCTGTTCGACTTCGGTCGCTGGACCGACGCCCGGCATGAGTTCCTGCAGGCGCGGGAGACGCTTTCTCCCGCCGACCGCGAGGCGGCGCAGACGGTCGACTTCTATCTGGCGGCCTGCGCCGTCGAGCTGGGCAGCCGTGACGCCGAGGCCGCGCTCCGCCGATTCGAAGCGCGTTACCCCGGATCGGTCTATGCCAACGACGTGCGGTTCTCGCTGGGCTCCTACTATTGCGCCGAGGGCGATATGAAACGTGCCCGCGAAGCTTTCGAAAAGACCGATTACAAAGCCCTCGGCCGGGCGCGCAAGGAGCAATACGACGTTCGCATGGGCTATGTCGAATTCACCGACGGCGATTACGACAAGGCGTTCGGCTATTTCGACCGCATCGGCCCGCAGAGCGAATATGCCGACCACGCGCTTTATTACAAATCCTATATCGACTATGCCGAAGGCCGTTACGGCCGTGCCAAGCAGGGCTTCACGGCTTTGCAGCGCAGCGACGCTTACCGCGACGTGGTGCCGTACTACCTGCTGCAGATCGAATTTCACGAGGGCAACTACCGCTATGTCGTCGAGAACGGCGGCAAACTGGTGCAGCGGGCCGTTCCCGAACGGCGCAGGGAGTTGGAGCGCGTCATTGCCGAGTCGTGGTTCCGGCTGGGCGATTTCAACAGGACGATCGAACATCTGGACGCTTTTGCTGCGGCCGGCGGCGAGCTGGACCGCGACGGCAGTTACCTGATGGGCTTCTCGCTCTACCGCACGGCCCACTATCCCGAAGCGGCGGAATACCTGCGCCGAGCGTGCGGCACCGAGGATGCGCTGACGCAGAATGCCTCGTACCATCTGGCCGACTGTTACCTTCGGGCGGGCGACAAGCGGGCCGCCATGCACGCTTTCGCCATGGCCGCGGACGACCGCTTCGACGCGACGATCGCCGAGGATGCGCTGTTCAATTACGGCAAACTGCAGTATGAGCTGGGCGGCGGAGCCTTCAACGGCGCGATCAACGTGCTGACGCGCTATGTGGAGCAGTATCCCTCGTCGCCGCGCGTGGGCGAAGCCCGCACGCTGCTGATCGCCGCTTACTACAATTCCAACGATTACGACGCGGCCTACCGGGCCATCAAATCCTTCCCGACGCAGGATGCCGACATCCGCGCCGCGTTGCAGAAAATCACCTATTTCCGCGGACTGGAAGCCTATAATGCCGGCGACATGCGCGCGGCGCAGCGCTATCTTGCCGAGTCTGCGGCGATCAACGTCAGCCCCAAATATTCGGCCCTCAACTCCTTCTGGCAGGGTGAAATCGCCTTTGCGCAGGGCGACTATACGGTTGCGGCGGCCAAATACAACGCCTACCTGAAGCGTGCGCCCCGCAGCGAAAAGGAGTATGCCATGGCGCTGTACAACCTCGGCTACTGCGCCTTCTCGCGTATGGACATGGCGCAGGCGCGCGGCTCGTTCGAGAAATTCCTCGCCGTCTATCCCGCACGTGACCGTTACCGCGCCGACGCCTGCAACCGTCTGGGCGACATCCGCTACTCCGACCGGGAGTTCGAAGCGGCGGTAGCCGAGTACGACCGGGCTGCGGCCTTGGGCGGTCCCGAAAAGTATTATGCGCAGTACAAGCGCGCCGTGACGCTCGGCATTCTGGGCCGCACGGAGCAGAAGCAGCAGGCGCTGCGGCAGATCATCACCGCGGGGGAGGGCGATTATGCCGACGAGGCCTCCTATGAACTGGGACGCTCCCACATAGCGCAGGAACAGTACGCCGAAGGCGCCGCGCAGCTGGAGAAATTCGTGGCCGACTATCCTTCGTCGCCGCGCCGGGCGCAGGCCCTCTCCGATCTGGGCCTTGCATACCTCAATCTGGGCGACAAGGAGAAATCGCTCCGCTATTACGACATGGTCGTCGAGACGGCTCCGCAGTCGTCCGAAGCCAAGGGCGCGATGGAAGGCATCCGCGAGATTTACGTTTCGGAGGGCCGGGTGGACGACTACTTCGACTATGCGCAGAAGGCGGGGCTGGAGAGCGATCTGACCGCCGTGTCGCGCGATTCGCTGTCGTTCGCCTCCGCGCAGAAACTTTACCTTGCGGGCCAGACCGATGCCGCCGCCAAATCGCTGCGCAGTTACGTCAAGAGCTATCCCAAGGGCTATTACGTGAACGATGCGCTCTATTTCCTGAGCGACTGCTACCTCCGCTCCGATCAGCGCGACGACGCCATCGAAACCCTGACGACGCTGGCCGGGCAGGGAACGAACCAATATACGGTCACGGTGCTCGAAAAACTCTCGGATATGACCTTCGAGGACAAGCGTTACGACGAAGCTGCCGCCGCTTACCGCCAGTTGTACGACGTTACGACGACGGTCGCCGGGCGTGAGGACGCCATGAAGAGCTATGTGCGTGCGACGCTGGCCGGGGGCGATGCGGCGAAGATCGAAGCGATGGCCGCCGATGTCGCGGCGCATCCCGACGCCGGGGCCGTCGCGCTGCGCGAGTCGAAATTCGCATGGGCCGAGCTGCTGCGTCGGCAGGACCGCCGCGCCGATGCCGTGAAACTGTATAAGGAACTGGCGTCCGACGTCCGTACAAAGGAGGGCTCTGCGGCCGCTTATTACGTACTCGAAGATGTTTTCGCGAGCGGCGATATGGACAAGGCCGAGAAGGCGATATTCGCCTATTCGGAGCGTGAGCCGCAGGCGTACTGGTTAGCCAAGGCCTTTATCCTGCTGGGCGACGTCTATGTCCGCAAGGGCGACAATTTCCAAGCTAGGGCGACCTACCAGAGCGTTGCCGACGGCTATTCGCCTGCCGACGACGGCATTGTGGCCGAAGCGAAAGAACGGATCGCAAAACTGAACTGA
- a CDS encoding DUF2089 family protein — protein MATLKNLPKICPSCGKRLSVHAMHCNGCQTHIEGNYSLPVMMQLSAPDQQFVLDFVKSSGSLKEMAHKLGLSYPTVRNRLDDIISQLNKFESDEQDS, from the coding sequence ATGGCTACACTGAAGAACCTCCCCAAAATATGTCCCTCCTGCGGTAAACGTTTGAGCGTGCACGCGATGCATTGCAACGGATGCCAAACACATATCGAAGGCAATTACAGTCTTCCCGTGATGATGCAGCTGTCAGCACCCGACCAGCAGTTCGTACTCGATTTCGTGAAGAGCAGCGGTTCGCTGAAGGAGATGGCCCATAAGTTGGGATTGAGTTATCCGACCGTGCGCAACAGACTGGACGATATTATCTCTCAACTAAATAAATTCGAAAGCGATGAACAAGATTCTTAA
- the mltG gene encoding endolytic transglycosylase MltG — MRKKTLLYIFFAGLSVLLIAGFVLRQQFYGNAVKTERELFVSSRADYRALVDSLLPELKHHWAFGVYARRINLAETFKPGHYLLERGMSVIRVARMLKLGMQTPVRVTINNVRIPAQLAQKLAGQIDADSAAIMRALTSDEVARKAGFDSLTLFSMFIPNTYEFYWTVTPEEFVERMKREYDRFWTPERDALRKRSGLSRFEVMTLASIVYEETRKTDEMPRVAGVYVNRLKKGMPLQADPTIKYAMQDFGLRRILYKHLKYESPYNTYLNKGLPPSPICMPGINAIDAVLNYEKHDYIFFCARETFDGYHNFAKTLREHNANAQAYSRELNRRKIK; from the coding sequence ATGCGTAAAAAAACTTTGCTCTATATCTTTTTTGCGGGCCTGTCTGTTCTGCTGATCGCGGGATTCGTCCTTCGTCAGCAGTTCTACGGCAATGCCGTGAAGACGGAACGCGAACTCTTTGTCAGCAGCCGGGCCGATTACCGTGCGCTCGTCGATTCCCTGCTGCCGGAGTTGAAACACCATTGGGCGTTCGGGGTCTATGCCCGGCGCATCAATCTGGCCGAGACCTTCAAGCCCGGACACTATCTCCTCGAACGGGGCATGAGCGTCATCCGGGTGGCCCGGATGCTCAAACTGGGCATGCAGACCCCCGTGCGGGTGACGATCAACAACGTGCGGATTCCCGCCCAGCTGGCGCAGAAACTCGCCGGTCAGATCGACGCCGACTCCGCCGCGATCATGCGGGCGCTGACTTCGGACGAAGTCGCCCGAAAAGCGGGTTTCGACAGCCTGACCCTTTTTTCGATGTTCATTCCCAACACCTATGAATTCTATTGGACGGTGACGCCCGAAGAGTTCGTGGAGCGGATGAAACGCGAATACGACCGTTTCTGGACGCCGGAGCGGGACGCGCTGCGCAAACGCAGCGGCCTGAGCCGGTTCGAAGTCATGACCCTTGCGTCGATCGTCTATGAAGAGACGCGCAAGACCGACGAGATGCCCCGCGTCGCCGGCGTATACGTCAACCGGCTGAAAAAGGGAATGCCCCTGCAGGCCGACCCGACGATCAAATACGCGATGCAGGATTTCGGCCTGCGCCGCATCCTGTACAAGCATCTGAAATATGAATCTCCGTATAACACCTATCTGAACAAGGGCCTGCCGCCGTCGCCTATCTGCATGCCGGGCATCAATGCCATTGACGCGGTGCTGAATTACGAAAAACACGACTATATTTTCTTCTGCGCACGGGAGACGTTCGACGGCTACCACAATTTTGCGAAGACCCTGCGCGAGCACAACGCCAATGCTCAGGCGTACAGCAGGGAGCTGAACCGGCGCAAGATTAAATAA
- a CDS encoding L-threonylcarbamoyladenylate synthase, with product MLTKIYEQNPSERELRKVVDALEDGGIIIYPTDSVYAFGCSLRSPKAIERLRRMKGKDAEAFTVVFENLAQAAEYCRVDNAAFRILKRNLPGPFTFVLTASSGMPDKALEKRRTIGIRIPGNAVPRAIVAALGCPLITTSVKDDDEVVEYTTDPELIHERYGRDVALVIDGGVGDNVPTTVVDLTGDEPEILREGKGELQ from the coding sequence ATGCTGACGAAAATATACGAACAGAACCCCTCCGAAAGGGAGTTGCGGAAAGTGGTCGATGCGTTGGAGGACGGCGGAATCATCATCTATCCGACCGACAGTGTCTATGCTTTCGGTTGCTCGCTGCGTTCGCCCAAGGCCATCGAGCGGCTGCGCCGCATGAAGGGCAAGGACGCCGAGGCCTTTACGGTGGTTTTCGAAAATCTGGCTCAGGCGGCCGAGTACTGCCGGGTGGACAATGCGGCGTTCCGCATCCTGAAGCGCAACCTGCCGGGGCCTTTCACGTTCGTATTGACGGCATCGTCGGGCATGCCCGACAAGGCGCTCGAAAAGCGGCGTACGATCGGAATCCGTATTCCCGGCAACGCCGTTCCGCGGGCTATCGTCGCGGCGCTGGGATGTCCGCTTATCACCACCTCGGTGAAGGACGACGACGAAGTGGTCGAATACACCACGGATCCCGAACTGATCCACGAGCGGTACGGCCGCGATGTGGCGCTGGTGATCGACGGCGGCGTCGGCGACAATGTGCCGACGACGGTCGTGGATCTCACGGGCGACGAACCCGAAATCCTGCGCGAGGGCAAAGGCGAGCTGCAATGA
- a CDS encoding DUF4199 domain-containing protein, whose amino-acid sequence MEKQNFWNDAAKCGAIIGAILAVSMILETMMTLSGSMKYYALMTVEWIGVVVLHYYLLHRFTRNRSKLYSAEEGFSFGQGYLFVLAVSAFAGVIVGGVQYIYLHLIMGYSNYTSRLVEALTDMMALGGGVPASMESVMAQSLEQIQTAPAPSVLATVWGGIWVSLLFGAVFGLIIAGVLSRAPRPFDTQAGE is encoded by the coding sequence ATGGAAAAGCAAAATTTCTGGAACGATGCCGCGAAATGCGGCGCGATTATCGGGGCCATACTGGCCGTTTCGATGATCTTGGAGACGATGATGACACTTTCGGGCAGCATGAAGTACTATGCCCTGATGACGGTCGAATGGATCGGAGTCGTCGTCCTGCACTATTACCTGCTGCACCGCTTCACGCGAAACCGTTCGAAACTCTATTCGGCCGAGGAGGGATTCTCCTTCGGACAGGGATATCTCTTCGTGCTGGCGGTGTCGGCCTTTGCTGGCGTCATCGTCGGAGGCGTGCAATATATCTACCTGCACCTGATCATGGGTTATTCGAATTACACCTCCCGGCTGGTCGAAGCGCTGACCGACATGATGGCGTTGGGCGGCGGCGTGCCGGCGTCGATGGAGTCGGTGATGGCCCAGTCGCTGGAGCAGATTCAGACCGCGCCTGCCCCCTCGGTGCTTGCGACCGTCTGGGGCGGTATCTGGGTAAGCCTGCTCTTCGGCGCTGTTTTCGGCCTTATCATTGCAGGTGTGCTTTCGCGCGCTCCGCGGCCGTTCGATACGCAGGCCGGTGAGTAA
- a CDS encoding glycosyltransferase family 2 protein: MNKLDISVVVPLYNEAESLPELVAWIDRVAAEHGYTYEVILVDDGSSDDSWSVVESLKKQYPAVRGIGFARNYGKSAALYCGFAAAEGEVVVTMDADLQDSPDEIPELRRMILEEGYDLVSGWKKKRYDPIGKRWPSKFFNWTARTVSGIGLHDFNCGLKAYRRKVVKAIEVYGEMHRFIPILAKQAGFRRIGEKPVEHRARKYGRSKFGLERMLKGYLDLISVLFMSHFGRSPMYFFGSLGTLMFLIGGGTTVWIIAAKIWKQVHELPLRAVTDQPLFYLAILAIILGVQLFLAGFLGELINRGSSDRNKYLIDKTL, encoded by the coding sequence ATGAATAAACTCGACATATCGGTTGTAGTGCCGCTCTACAACGAGGCGGAATCGCTGCCCGAACTGGTCGCATGGATCGACCGCGTGGCGGCGGAGCACGGCTATACCTACGAAGTTATCTTGGTGGACGACGGTTCGTCCGACGATTCGTGGAGCGTCGTCGAATCCCTCAAAAAGCAGTATCCGGCGGTGCGGGGCATCGGGTTCGCCCGCAACTACGGCAAATCCGCGGCCTTGTACTGCGGTTTTGCGGCTGCGGAAGGGGAGGTCGTCGTCACGATGGACGCCGATCTGCAGGATTCGCCCGACGAGATTCCCGAATTGCGCAGGATGATCCTCGAAGAGGGATACGATCTGGTTTCGGGCTGGAAGAAGAAGCGCTACGATCCGATCGGCAAACGCTGGCCCAGCAAGTTTTTCAACTGGACGGCCCGCACCGTGTCGGGAATCGGGCTTCACGACTTCAACTGCGGCTTGAAAGCCTACCGCCGCAAGGTCGTCAAGGCGATCGAAGTCTACGGCGAGATGCACCGTTTCATTCCGATACTGGCCAAGCAAGCCGGTTTCCGCCGCATCGGCGAGAAGCCGGTGGAGCACCGCGCCCGCAAATACGGTCGTTCGAAATTCGGTCTCGAACGTATGCTGAAAGGTTATCTCGACCTGATTTCCGTACTCTTCATGTCGCACTTCGGCCGCTCGCCGATGTATTTCTTCGGCAGTCTGGGGACGCTGATGTTCCTTATCGGCGGCGGCACGACGGTCTGGATCATCGCCGCCAAAATCTGGAAGCAGGTCCACGAACTGCCGCTGAGGGCGGTTACCGATCAGCCGCTTTTCTATTTGGCGATTCTGGCGATTATCCTCGGAGTCCAGCTGTTTTTGGCGGGATTTTTGGGCGAGCTTATCAACCGCGGCTCCTCCGACAGGAACAAATATTTGATAGATAAAACTTTATGA
- a CDS encoding DUF4293 domain-containing protein: MIQRIQTLYMLIVTALMAVTLFAPLAWFAGEAGEFGLYAFSLKTAAGEAVQPTVYMGVVLALACVLPFITIFLFKRRLLQLRLCVVEMVLLVGSAVMEGVYYFLSYRVFAEQTFHTQVLKPAVVLPLVCLLFAYLAARAVFRDELMVRAADRIR; this comes from the coding sequence ATGATACAACGAATCCAAACGCTTTACATGCTGATTGTCACGGCGCTTATGGCCGTTACGCTTTTCGCTCCGCTTGCGTGGTTCGCCGGCGAGGCCGGAGAGTTCGGGCTGTATGCCTTTTCTTTGAAAACCGCTGCCGGCGAAGCCGTGCAGCCGACGGTTTATATGGGCGTCGTGCTGGCGCTGGCCTGCGTGCTGCCGTTTATTACGATTTTCCTGTTCAAGCGCCGCCTGCTCCAGCTCCGGCTCTGCGTGGTTGAAATGGTGCTGCTCGTCGGCTCCGCCGTTATGGAAGGCGTGTACTACTTTCTCAGCTACCGGGTGTTTGCGGAACAGACGTTCCATACGCAGGTGCTGAAACCTGCCGTCGTGCTGCCGCTGGTTTGCCTGCTTTTCGCATACCTCGCCGCACGTGCGGTTTTCCGCGACGAACTGATGGTGCGCGCGGCCGACCGCATCCGTTGA